TTCAACACTAGCACTGATTATAATTACTGGTAGTGAACTATAAAATTCCCTTATTTTTTTTAATATTTTTATTCCATCTATATTTGGAACATTTATATCCAAAATAAAACATGAAAATCCCTCTGTGATTTTTTCATAGGCTTCTTTACCATCAATAAATGATAAAACATTGTAGCCTTTGAGTTTTAATCTTTTTGTAATTGCTTCATTTAATTTTTTATTATCTTCTAAAAGTAAAATCTTCATTTTATACCTTTTTATGAGGAAGTTTTATTGTAAAAACAACATTTTCACCTTCATTTCTTACTTTTATACTTCCTCTCATTTTGTCTTCAACAATAACTTTTGCCATATAAAGACCAAGCCCTGTACCACTCTCTTTAGTTGTAAAATAAGGTTCAAAAATAGAATTTATTATCTTTTCGTCAATTTTACCACCATTATCAATAATTTCTATTGTATTATAATTTTGGCATCTTTCTATATTTATATCAATTTTTGCATGTTCTTGGGAATCTTTGTAATTCTCAACAATTTTATTTTTTGCATTATTTATTAGATTTAATAAAACTTGTTTAAATTCATTTTCATAGCCATAAATTAATAGTTCTTCATTCTCATTTTTGTAGTTAAAACTCATTTTTATATTTGAATAAAATATCTGTTTTCCAATAATTTCATTTATTTCATTTAAAGCTTTTGAAATAGAAAATAGTTTTTTCTTTGTTGAGGGTTTTAAGAAGTTTCTAAAATCACTTAATGTTTTTGACATATATTTTATTTGAACCATAGAATCATTTACAAAATCTTTTACATTTACCTCTTTTAATTCATTTAATAAATATGAAGTTTGTATATCTTGAACAAGAGCTGATAATTCAACTAAAGGTTCATTCCATTGATGGGCAATTGCTGCAATCATATCACCCATTTCAGCAAGTTTACTTTGTTGGATTAAAAATTGTTTTTGTTGAATTCTTTCAGTTATATCATCCATAATACAAACAATTCCACCAACTGTTCCATCTATATTTTTGTAAACAGCTTTGTTTAAAATAATATGTTTCATCTCATTTGAAGGAGTGTAAAATGTAAATTCAGAGGTACTTGTTGAAAAAGTTTGTAATAACTCTTTATCAATTTTTGTATTTGCTAAAGCTATTTTATAAGGAAAAAAATCAAAAGCAGTTTTCCCTATAATTTCATCTCTAGTACTATTTACCAAAGTCTCAAAACTCGTATTACAGCCTAAAAATTTTCCATCAATATTTTTATAATATATAGGATTTGGAATAGTATCAAGTAAAACTTTATCAAACTCTAATCTATTTGATAAAGCAAGTTCCACTTTTTCTCTTCTTTGAATATTTGCTTTTAAAATCAAAACAATAATACTAAGAGTTAAAATAATCAAAATTGAGATGATAAAAAATTTATAATGTTGTTTATAAACTGATGAAGGTTCATTTATAATAATTGGGTCATTTACATAATCAGAGATATTTATATCAAATTTTTTTAATTCATTATAATCAAACATATAAAGATTTGGAGATTTTTCTAAAATAGGAATATCTGTCGTTTTTTTACCATTTAGAATTTCTAATGCCATTTTTGAAACAGCCTCACCTTGAGCAACTGCTGATGTTAAAAGACCTCCAACAATTCCATCATTTAGATAAAAATCCCAAAGTCCATAAATTGGAACTTCGCTTACTTTTTTTACCTCTTGAAAGCTTTGTTTGTATGTAAAATATTTTCCCGTTGTATCTTTAAAAAGTAAAACAAATAAAATTACACTATTTTTTTTATCTAAATTTGATACTTTCTTTTTTAGATTTGAAATCTCTAGGTTATCTGTATATTCAATATTAAATTTCTTTTGATATTTTTCAATAATAGGATTTAAATCTCTTTTTACAGCATTTCCTGTTGCAGAACGGTCGTTTATAATTAATAAATTTTTTAGATTTGGATGTAGTTTTGAAATTAATTCAATATTTTTTTCAACATCAACTTCTTCAGCAACTCCCGTCATAATATCTTTCATATCATTTTCATGAAGCAATACTTTGTCAAAATTGTTTATTCCACAAAAAACGACTGGTACATCTTTGAAAAGATATTCATGATATTTAATTATAAAATCAAATGCATTATTGTCACTTATTATTATTAAATCAAATTTTCTATTTTCAAATTGTTGTTTATAAAGTTTTACTAGATTTGATAGATACTCAGGTGTGTCAATTCTTTTCGTATCCATATAAATTGTAGTTAGTTCTACATCTTTTAGTGGTTTGAAATTTTTTTCAATTGTTTTTGATATATCATCGGTCCAAATATAACCTTTATGATAAGAGTGAATTAAAAGTACCTCTTTACTAGAAGCAAAGAGGTAATTAAAAAAAAGTAAGCTAAATAGTAAAATATATTTCATTAAAATCCCCTATCTAGCAATTATATCAAGATTTTACAAAAATCACATATCCTGATTTTGGACCATGAGCTCCAATAACTAATGATTGTTCAATATCTGCAGTTTTAGATGGACCTGAAATAAATACGCCATAACCTTGGTTTTCAAAAGAGATTTTTTCATATGCTTCATGCATATTGTTTAAAATATCATTTTCATCTATAACAATAACGATATTTTGTGCAATAAAGTATAAAGCTCTATGTCTATTTGATGGATTTTTCATCCAAATTGCACCATTTTCTGCAACTGCAAAATTTCCTTTTACAATAGCTAAATCAATATCTTTTAAATCATGAGCATCTTCAAAGCTATTTGCATAAAAATTTCCTAAATTACAAAAATCTACATTAGATGCTATTTGTTTCTCTTCAGGATATAACTCTTTTATCGTTTTGTCTAAATCTTTTTTATCAATAATTAAAGCTTTCCCACCAACACTTTCAAGCATTGTAGAAAAAGTTTTAAATTTATCTTCAAACTTTATTCCAAAATTATCATATGAAGGAAGTTTTACATCTTTTACAACATTGTTTGCTTTTATTGCATTTAATATTTTTTCTTTACTTGTCATCTAATTCTCCTTCTTTGAACATCTCTTTAAAGCTTTTTGGTGGGAATTTTGGTAAGTCTCTTTGTTTCCCCCAAACATTTGCTTTATTATAAAGTATAAAATTTGGAAGTTTTGGAACAATAATTCTTGCCATTTTTCCAGCAAAGTCAAATAACGCAGGTTTACTCATCACCCAAGTGGTTACTTTCATAATCATTTTCTTTTTGCTATCAATTAAATCAGCATTTCCTAAATCTTGTCTTAGACTATAAAGTTGTGAATCTAAATCAATTTTAACTGGACATACATTTGAACATGAACCACATAATGTACATGCAAAAGGTAAAGAGTTATGAAGTTCTGGATGTCTTGCACTTCCTAAAATAGAACCAATTGGTCCTGGAATTACATATTCATACGAGTGACCACCACTTCTTCTATAAACAGGACATGTATTCATACATGCACCACATCTAATACAATTTAATGCTCTTTTATTTTTTGTTGATGATAAGAATTGAGTTCTTTTATTATCAACAATAATTATGTGCATTTTTCCACCCTCAACACTTCCATGGAAATGTGAAGTATATGAAGTAATTGGTTGTCCAGTTGCACTTCTTGCTAATAATCTTGTAAATACAGATAAATCTTCAAGTCTTGGAATAATTTTTTCAATACCCATTGAAGCAATATGAAGTTTAGGAACACTCGCTCCCATATCTGCATTTCCTTCATTTGTACAAACTACAACTCCACCAGTATTTGCAATTGCAAAATTAACTCCAGTTAATCCAGCATCAGCAGTTAAAAAATCTTCTCTAAGCGCAGCACGTGCAGCTCGTGTAAGATAAGTTGGGTCATAGTTTCCTTTTTCAGTTCCAAGTTTTTCATGGAATGTATCTGAAACATCTGATTTTTTTAAGTGAATTGCTGGAAGAACGATATGTGAAGGTGGTTCATTTCTAAGCTGTACAATTCTTTCACCTAAATCTGTATCAATTACTTCAATTCCTCTACTTTCTAAGTAAGGATTTAAGTGACACTCTTCTGTTAGCATTGATTTAGATTTAACGATTTTTTTCACGTTATTTTCACTTAAAATTTTGTGAACAATTTCATTGTGCTCTTTGGCATCACATGCAAAGTGAACTGTAATTCCTTTTGCTGTTGCATTTTTTTCAAACTCTAATAGATATTTATCTAAATTAGCCATTGTATGAGTTTTTATTTGATTTGCATATTCTCTTAATTGTTCCCATTCAGGAATAGATTTACTAGCTCTATCTCTTTTTTCTCTTACAAACCATAATGCTTGGTCATGCCAATGCATTCTTTCATCATTAGCTACAAACTTTGTTGCATTATCTGAGTGGTTGTGATTTGTACTCATGGTCTAACTCCTGCAAGAATTTCAACTATATGCATAACTTTGATTGGATTTTTATCTCTATTTATAATTCCATCCATATGCATTAAACACGACATGTCAGCACCTGTTATGATTTTAGCCTCTGAATCTATGTGGTCTTTGATTCTATCTTTTCCCATTGCAACTGAAATTGCTTCTTCTGCAACACTAAATGTTCCACCAAATCCACAACACTCATCTTCTCTTCTTAATGTAACTAATTCAATATCATTTACTTTATTTAATAGGTTTTTTAATTTTGAATTATAAGGAATATTAAGTTCACTTGCAGTTGCAAGTTTTAAAACTCTATGTCCGTGACAAGAGTTGTGAACTCCAACTTTATAAGGGAAAGAGTGGTCAAATTTAATATTTTCAAGTTTAATTACATCATGTAAAAATTCGCAAACTTCATAAATCGAAGTTTTTACTTTATTAAAATCTTTATCGTCATTAAAAAATTCTGCATAATGCTCTTTTACCATTGAAACACATGAACCACTTGGTGCTACAATGTAATCATAATCTTTAAATGTTTTTACAAAATTTATAGCTAAAGTTTTTACATCTTTTGAACAGCCAGAGTTTGCCATAGGCTGTCCACAGCAAGTTTGACTTAAAGGGTAATCAATATTTAAACCCTGATTTTTTAGTAGTTTGTATGTTGCTTTACAAATGTCTGGATACAATTCATTCATAAAACATGGAATAAATAAACCAATTTTCATACTTTCTCCTTATATTTAATAACATAATTTTATATTTAAAGTATGAAATAAATATGATATTTTATTTTTCCAAATAAATAGTTATATCATTTTCTAAATAGTGTTCTTTTATTTTTATTTTTTTTGTCAAAGTTCTACAATAAGTTAAAATTTCATCCACTTTTATATTTGTAAGAGAATCATTTTTTAAAAAATTAAATACAAAAGCAATATTAGATGAGTTAAAACATTTTTGTATAAAAATTGAAATTTCATCAAAATTTAAAATGTTCATAGCTCCACTACAAATATAATAATCACTTATTTGTAACTCATCTTTTATTATATTTTGGATTTTAAAATCTATATTTGAAAATCTTTTTGAAGCTAAATCAATCATCATTTTTTCACAATCAATTCCTATATAAGATTTAGGAGATTTATTATTTTTAATTAAATAGTTATAATATTCTCCAAATCCACAACCAGCATCTATTAAAGAATGATTTTCTATATTTTGAATAAAACTTGTTAGAATCTCAAATCTTTTATATTGAGTGTATTTTGAATTCCATTGAACACCTTTGGCACTAACTCCATATCTTCTTACAGATTTTTCATAAAATAGAGTATTTTTATTATTTTGAAATTTGTTCAATAACTACACCATTGTCTTTTATGAATTTTGAGATTACTTCTGAATTTGTGTGTTCATAAGCTTTTTCATATACAATTCTTTTTATTCCACTTGCAATTAGATTTTTCGAACATTCGCTACAAGGCTCTAAAGTTACATAAATTGTTGCACCTTCTATAGGAATCCCTTTTCTAGCTGCCCAAATAATCGCATTCATTTCAGCATGAATTTCATAAGTTTTTGACCATTTGTGATGCTCTTTTGTATATTCTCCATTCCAGTGTTCACTACAATTTTTATAACCAGCAGGTGTTCCATTGTATCCAGTTGAAAGTATTCTTCCATCTTTTACAATAA
The genomic region above belongs to Arcobacter ellisii and contains:
- a CDS encoding (Fe-S)-binding protein, giving the protein MKIGLFIPCFMNELYPDICKATYKLLKNQGLNIDYPLSQTCCGQPMANSGCSKDVKTLAINFVKTFKDYDYIVAPSGSCVSMVKEHYAEFFNDDKDFNKVKTSIYEVCEFLHDVIKLENIKFDHSFPYKVGVHNSCHGHRVLKLATASELNIPYNSKLKNLLNKVNDIELVTLRREDECCGFGGTFSVAEEAISVAMGKDRIKDHIDSEAKIITGADMSCLMHMDGIINRDKNPIKVMHIVEILAGVRP
- a CDS encoding LutC/YkgG family protein, which produces MTSKEKILNAIKANNVVKDVKLPSYDNFGIKFEDKFKTFSTMLESVGGKALIIDKKDLDKTIKELYPEEKQIASNVDFCNLGNFYANSFEDAHDLKDIDLAIVKGNFAVAENGAIWMKNPSNRHRALYFIAQNIVIVIDENDILNNMHEAYEKISFENQGYGVFISGPSKTADIEQSLVIGAHGPKSGYVIFVKS
- a CDS encoding lactate utilization protein B, coding for MSTNHNHSDNATKFVANDERMHWHDQALWFVREKRDRASKSIPEWEQLREYANQIKTHTMANLDKYLLEFEKNATAKGITVHFACDAKEHNEIVHKILSENNVKKIVKSKSMLTEECHLNPYLESRGIEVIDTDLGERIVQLRNEPPSHIVLPAIHLKKSDVSDTFHEKLGTEKGNYDPTYLTRAARAALREDFLTADAGLTGVNFAIANTGGVVVCTNEGNADMGASVPKLHIASMGIEKIIPRLEDLSVFTRLLARSATGQPITSYTSHFHGSVEGGKMHIIIVDNKRTQFLSSTKNKRALNCIRCGACMNTCPVYRRSGGHSYEYVIPGPIGSILGSARHPELHNSLPFACTLCGSCSNVCPVKIDLDSQLYSLRQDLGNADLIDSKKKMIMKVTTWVMSKPALFDFAGKMARIIVPKLPNFILYNKANVWGKQRDLPKFPPKSFKEMFKEGELDDK
- a CDS encoding deoxycytidylate deaminase; the encoded protein is MLNDRSFINIAKEIAMASKCVSKQVGAVIVKDGRILSTGYNGTPAGYKNCSEHWNGEYTKEHHKWSKTYEIHAEMNAIIWAARKGIPIEGATIYVTLEPCSECSKNLIASGIKRIVYEKAYEHTNSEVISKFIKDNGVVIEQISK
- a CDS encoding class I SAM-dependent methyltransferase, whose translation is MNKFQNNKNTLFYEKSVRRYGVSAKGVQWNSKYTQYKRFEILTSFIQNIENHSLIDAGCGFGEYYNYLIKNNKSPKSYIGIDCEKMMIDLASKRFSNIDFKIQNIIKDELQISDYYICSGAMNILNFDEISIFIQKCFNSSNIAFVFNFLKNDSLTNIKVDEILTYCRTLTKKIKIKEHYLENDITIYLEK
- a CDS encoding sensor histidine kinase, translated to MKYILLFSLLFFNYLFASSKEVLLIHSYHKGYIWTDDISKTIEKNFKPLKDVELTTIYMDTKRIDTPEYLSNLVKLYKQQFENRKFDLIIISDNNAFDFIIKYHEYLFKDVPVVFCGINNFDKVLLHENDMKDIMTGVAEEVDVEKNIELISKLHPNLKNLLIINDRSATGNAVKRDLNPIIEKYQKKFNIEYTDNLEISNLKKKVSNLDKKNSVILFVLLFKDTTGKYFTYKQSFQEVKKVSEVPIYGLWDFYLNDGIVGGLLTSAVAQGEAVSKMALEILNGKKTTDIPILEKSPNLYMFDYNELKKFDINISDYVNDPIIINEPSSVYKQHYKFFIISILIILTLSIIVLILKANIQRREKVELALSNRLEFDKVLLDTIPNPIYYKNIDGKFLGCNTSFETLVNSTRDEIIGKTAFDFFPYKIALANTKIDKELLQTFSTSTSEFTFYTPSNEMKHIILNKAVYKNIDGTVGGIVCIMDDITERIQQKQFLIQQSKLAEMGDMIAAIAHQWNEPLVELSALVQDIQTSYLLNELKEVNVKDFVNDSMVQIKYMSKTLSDFRNFLKPSTKKKLFSISKALNEINEIIGKQIFYSNIKMSFNYKNENEELLIYGYENEFKQVLLNLINNAKNKIVENYKDSQEHAKIDINIERCQNYNTIEIIDNGGKIDEKIINSIFEPYFTTKESGTGLGLYMAKVIVEDKMRGSIKVRNEGENVVFTIKLPHKKV